The Coffea arabica cultivar ET-39 chromosome 3c, Coffea Arabica ET-39 HiFi, whole genome shotgun sequence genome contains a region encoding:
- the LOC113734918 gene encoding uncharacterized protein, whose amino-acid sequence MGGEDEKVVEQKEMDISLKDLSKKLEEFAQARDWERYHSPRNLLLAMVGEVGELSEIFQWRGEVGKGLPNWEESDKEHLGEELSDVLLYLIRLADICGIDLGDAATKKIVKNAVKYPPKAF is encoded by the exons ATGGGAGGAGAAGACGAAAAAGTAGTGGAACAGAAAGAAATGGACATTAGTCTGAAGGACTTGTCCAAGAAGCTTGAAGAATTTGCCCAGGCTAGAGACTGGGAAAGGTACCACAGTCCCAGGAATTTACTTCTTGCCATG GTTGGTGAAGTAGGAGAGCTATCAGAGATATTCCAATGGAGAGGCGAGGTTGGCAAGGGCTTGCCAAATTGGGAAGAATCTGATAAAGAGCATCTGGGAGAAGAGTTGTCTGATGTGCTGCTGTACCTGATCAGGTTGGCTGATATCTGTGGCATTGATCTAGGTGATGCTGCCACCAAGAAGATTGTGAAGAATGCAGTCAAATACCCTCCCAAAGCCTTCTGA